In Bos indicus x Bos taurus breed Angus x Brahman F1 hybrid chromosome 23, Bos_hybrid_MaternalHap_v2.0, whole genome shotgun sequence, a single genomic region encodes these proteins:
- the LOC113881207 gene encoding olfactory receptor 12D2-like, translating to MLNQTSVTEFLLLGVTDVQVLQPVLFVIFLAIYIVNVAGNGVIMMVVISDSRLHSPMYFFLGNLSCLDICYSMVTLPKMLENFLSIHKTISFLGCISQLHFFHFLGSTEAMLLAVMAFDRFVAICKPLLYTLIMNHQVCTQMAVTIWIIGFFHALLHSVMTSRLNFCDSNHIHHFFCDVKPLLELACGNTDLNEWLLHSVTGTIAMGPFSLTLLSYFYIIIYLFFKTHSCSMLHKALSTCASHFMVVVLFYAPVVFTYNRPALGSSMDQEWIIAIMYSVITPVLNPLIYTLRNKEVEGALRRVIRRRL from the coding sequence ATGCTGAATCAAACCTCAGTCACTGAATTTCTCCTCCTAGGAGTGACAGACGTCCAAGTACTGCAGCCTGTTCTCTTCGTGATTTTCCTTGCAATTTACATTGTCAATGTGGCTGGAAATGGAGTCATCATGATGGTTGTCATCTCTGATTCAAGACTCCATTctcctatgtattttttcctgggaaaccTGTCATGTCTAGATATCTGCTATTCCATGGTGACTCTGCCAAAGATGCTGGAGAACTTCCTGTCtatccacaaaacaatttctttCTTGGGCTGCATAAGCCAGCTTCATTTCTTCCACTTCTTAGGCAGCACAGAGGCCATGTTGTTGGCTGTGATGGCCTTTGACCGCTTTGTGGCTATCTGCAAACCACTTCTTTACACTCTTATCATGAATCATCAGGTCTGTACCCAGATGGCTGTCACTATCTGGATCATTGGGTTTTTCCACGCCCTACTGCACTCAGTAATGACCTCTCGCTTAAACTTCTGTGATTCCAACCACATCCATCACTTCTTCTGTGATGTTAAGCCATTGCTGGAGTTGGCCTGTGGAAACACTGACCTCAATGAATGGCTACTTCATTCTGTGACAGGGACCATTGCCATGGGCCCATTCTCTCTAACCCTTCTCTCCTATTTCTATATTATTATCTATCTTTTCTTCAAGACCCATTCTTGCAGCATGCTCCATAAAGCACTGTCCACGTGTGCCTCCCACTTCATGGTAGTTGTTCTTTTCTATGCTCCTGTTGTTTTCACTTACAATCGTCCTGCCTTGGGTAGCTCCATGGACCAGGAATGGATCATTGCTATTATGTACAGTGTGATCACTCCTGTACTAAATCCACTGATCTATACTTTGAGGAACAAGGAAGTAGAGGGGGCTTTGAGGAGGGTGATCAGAAGGAGACTCTGA